The Candidatus Hydrogenedens sp. DNA window TAATGACAGCCCTTGCCGCTACCGTTGGCACAGGAAATATTATAGGTGTAGCAACTGCAATATCCGCAGGAGGTCCGGGTGCTGTTTTCTGGATGTGGCTCACAGGAATTTTAGGATTTGCTACGAAATATTCCGAAGCAGTTTTGTCTATTAAATTCAGGATACAAAATGAAAACGGGGAATTTGTAGGAGGACCTATGTATGTTTTGGAAAGAGGCCTCCATTCTAAATTTTTTGCATTTCTTTTTGCTCTTTTTACTGTAATTGCATCATTTGGAATTGGGAATATGGTGCAATCCAACGCCATGTCCAATATGTTAAATGAGTCCTATAAAATTCCTACACTTTTAACAGGTTGTATTGTCGCATTTCTAACGGGATTAGTCATCTTGGGCGGAATTAAAAGTATTGCTCGTGTTTGTGAACTATTAGTCCCATTTATGGTGGTTTTCTA harbors:
- a CDS encoding amino acid carrier protein, which gives rise to MQGIEHFLSSISDYIWGYPAIILLLGTHIFLTIRLRFIQKYITTAIRYSFLPAQKEPGEISHFASLMTALAATVGTGNIIGVATAISAGGPGAVFWMWLTGILGFATKYSEAVLSIKFRIQNENGEFVGGPMYVLERGLHSKFFAFLFALFTVIASFGIGNMVQSNAMSNMLNESYKIPTLLTGCIVAFLTGLVILGGIKSIARVCELLVPFMVVFYLLGCIGILIIHYRNVPDSIILIFKSAFTGQSALGGFLG